In the uncultured Methanobacterium sp. genome, one interval contains:
- a CDS encoding amidohydrolase family protein gives MVYLLIHNGTLIDGEGGKPLENAGVLIKDQKILDFGSEDSIKLPDGEIEHVDAQGGFILPGFIDCHVHMMWNGFHYETSLFTPLSIYFYQATQNLRLTLETGVTTVRDAGMADYGVKVAVEEGLIIGPRLLISVMPLSITGGHFDMELKSGHQVKTTYPGLPDAVCDGEEEVLKRVREVLRAGADVVKVMVTGGVISANDSPEHPQFTIKELQVMVEEASYRDLPVMAHAHGSQGVKNALNAGIKSIEHGTYLDEECLDLLLEHDAWLVPTQLAHRINLELMEEGKLPDFSREDASNVAINSHRSMEKAYKAGVKMVMGTDSGIAPHGQNLRELGFLCDIGMKPMEAIQAGTKHAAELLGLQDKIGTIKTGKLADVVICATNPLQDIKSLGNPDNILLVMKEGRIFKDIRI, from the coding sequence ATGGTGTACTTGCTCATCCATAACGGGACTCTTATAGATGGTGAAGGTGGAAAACCCCTTGAAAATGCAGGAGTTCTAATTAAAGACCAAAAAATACTTGATTTTGGTAGTGAAGACTCCATCAAACTCCCCGATGGTGAAATCGAACATGTAGATGCCCAGGGTGGGTTCATACTCCCGGGCTTCATTGACTGTCATGTGCACATGATGTGGAATGGATTCCATTACGAAACCTCTTTATTTACCCCATTATCCATTTACTTTTATCAAGCCACCCAAAACCTGAGGCTTACCTTAGAAACCGGGGTAACCACAGTTAGAGATGCTGGAATGGCCGATTATGGAGTTAAAGTCGCCGTGGAAGAAGGTTTAATAATTGGACCACGTCTTCTCATCAGTGTCATGCCCCTATCCATAACCGGCGGGCATTTTGATATGGAATTAAAGTCTGGCCACCAGGTAAAAACCACCTACCCTGGCCTGCCGGATGCAGTCTGTGATGGAGAGGAAGAAGTTTTAAAAAGAGTTAGGGAAGTTTTAAGGGCGGGGGCAGATGTGGTGAAGGTTATGGTCACTGGAGGAGTGATAAGTGCCAATGACAGTCCAGAACATCCCCAGTTCACCATAAAAGAGCTACAAGTAATGGTGGAAGAAGCCTCATATCGGGATTTACCAGTTATGGCCCATGCCCATGGATCACAAGGTGTTAAAAACGCTTTGAATGCAGGCATAAAATCCATTGAACATGGAACCTACCTTGATGAGGAATGTCTTGATCTGTTACTGGAACATGATGCCTGGCTGGTGCCCACCCAACTGGCACACAGAATCAACTTAGAACTCATGGAAGAGGGAAAATTACCTGATTTCAGCAGGGAAGATGCCAGTAATGTGGCAATTAACAGCCATAGGAGTATGGAAAAAGCCTACAAGGCAGGAGTGAAGATGGTAATGGGTACTGACAGTGGTATAGCTCCCCACGGTCAGAACCTGCGGGAACTGGGTTTTTTATGTGATATTGGCATGAAGCCCATGGAAGCCATACAGGCCGGTACTAAACATGCTGCAGAACTTTTGGGATTGCAGGATAAAATCGGTACCATAAAAACTGGAAAACTGGCCGATGTAGTGATCTGTGCCACTAATCCATTACAGGATATAAAATCCCTGGGAAATCCTGACAATATACTATTGGTTATGAAGGAAGGAAGGATATTTAAAGATATTAGAATTTAG
- a CDS encoding heavy metal translocating P-type ATPase produces the protein MVNDSKKKAEIKISGMHCASCALNVEKSLQGLEGVEEAQVNFGTEKATVEYDPDKLELQKLEETVEKAGYGVINEKVVIKVGGMTCAMCVQAIEGVLRKIEGISEVNVNLAAEKAYVTYNPQMTSVTQMRNAIEDLGYEYLGVEGEFQADQEEKLRKADLNSKRNRFIVAFAVSIPLMVLMYSSIMLPFNMAYFMLAVTILPFIYVSYPIFSAAYRSLQNRGLNMDVMYSMGIGVAFVSSVLGTFNIILTPEFMFYETALMLAGFLMMGRWLEARAKGRTGTAIKKLVGLQVKTATVIGESEDGETENQVPVEDVLVGDIVLVKPGERIPVDGKVISGESYVDESMITGEPIPSLKRTDSKVVGGTINQNGVLKFRTEKIGKDMVLAQIIKLVESAQGSKPPVQRIADQAVTYFIPTVLTIAIVAFVVWYFLLGSTLLFGLTILISILVVACPCALGLATPTAVTVGIGRGAELGILVKNGEALEISEKLTTILFDKTGTLTKGKPEVTNIIGTGTDDKALLEIAASAEKNSQHPLAEAIVTKALDNDIKLHDSEKFNTFGGKGVSAIVNGRSVLIGNRKLLMETDVEISETEEEMISNLESEGKTAVLIALNNVFSGIIGVADTLKENTPQAIGELKRMGLEVAMITGDNQKTADAIAHKIGITHVTAGVLPEDKSKEVKRLQDQGEVVAFVGDGINDAPALAQADVGIAIGSGTDVAIESGEIVLIKDNLMDSVAGLQLSEKVMGRIKLNLFWAFAYNVILIPVAAGLLYPTFGITFRPEYAGLAMALSSVTVVTLSLLLKGYVPPAKNLELSQENLN, from the coding sequence ATGGTAAATGATTCTAAGAAAAAAGCTGAAATAAAAATTTCAGGCATGCACTGTGCCTCTTGCGCTCTTAACGTTGAAAAATCTCTGCAAGGATTGGAAGGGGTGGAAGAAGCCCAGGTTAATTTCGGGACAGAAAAAGCCACTGTGGAGTACGATCCAGACAAGCTTGAGCTACAGAAATTAGAGGAAACTGTCGAAAAAGCAGGATATGGTGTGATTAATGAAAAGGTCGTTATAAAAGTTGGTGGAATGACCTGTGCCATGTGTGTCCAGGCCATTGAAGGAGTTTTAAGAAAGATTGAGGGCATTAGTGAAGTTAACGTTAACCTGGCTGCTGAAAAGGCTTATGTAACCTACAACCCCCAGATGACCAGTGTGACCCAGATGAGGAACGCCATTGAAGACTTGGGATACGAATATTTAGGAGTAGAAGGAGAATTCCAGGCAGATCAGGAAGAAAAACTACGCAAAGCTGATCTCAACAGTAAAAGAAACCGATTTATCGTGGCCTTTGCTGTTTCAATTCCTCTGATGGTGTTGATGTACTCCAGTATAATGTTACCATTTAATATGGCCTACTTCATGCTGGCAGTTACTATCTTGCCATTTATTTATGTGAGTTATCCTATTTTCTCTGCTGCTTATCGTTCCCTTCAAAATCGTGGCTTAAACATGGACGTAATGTACTCCATGGGTATTGGTGTGGCTTTCGTCTCCAGTGTACTGGGAACCTTCAACATCATTCTTACCCCAGAATTCATGTTTTATGAAACTGCCCTGATGCTTGCCGGTTTCCTTATGATGGGAAGATGGCTCGAAGCACGTGCCAAAGGGCGTACAGGTACTGCAATCAAGAAACTGGTGGGTTTACAGGTAAAAACAGCCACTGTAATTGGTGAAAGTGAAGATGGCGAAACAGAAAACCAAGTCCCAGTGGAAGACGTTTTAGTAGGTGATATCGTACTGGTCAAACCAGGTGAGCGGATCCCGGTGGATGGTAAGGTAATTTCCGGCGAAAGTTACGTTGATGAATCCATGATCACTGGCGAACCAATACCTTCCCTGAAAAGAACTGACTCTAAGGTGGTTGGTGGAACCATTAACCAGAATGGGGTTTTAAAATTCCGTACAGAAAAAATTGGAAAGGATATGGTCCTGGCCCAGATAATCAAACTGGTTGAATCAGCTCAAGGGTCTAAACCACCTGTGCAGAGGATAGCAGATCAAGCAGTCACTTATTTTATCCCTACCGTCCTTACCATAGCCATTGTGGCCTTTGTAGTATGGTACTTCCTCCTGGGAAGCACTCTCTTGTTTGGACTTACCATCCTGATATCCATTCTGGTGGTGGCCTGTCCCTGTGCTTTGGGTCTTGCCACCCCTACTGCAGTTACTGTTGGAATTGGACGTGGGGCTGAACTGGGTATACTGGTTAAAAATGGTGAGGCACTGGAAATATCCGAAAAACTTACCACCATTCTCTTTGACAAAACCGGGACATTAACCAAGGGTAAACCAGAGGTTACAAATATCATAGGGACCGGTACAGATGATAAAGCATTACTGGAGATTGCAGCCAGTGCGGAAAAAAATTCACAGCACCCCCTGGCAGAGGCCATAGTTACTAAAGCCCTAGATAATGACATTAAATTACATGATAGTGAGAAATTCAACACATTTGGAGGAAAAGGAGTATCTGCAATTGTTAATGGGAGATCAGTACTCATAGGAAACAGGAAACTTCTTATGGAAACTGATGTGGAAATATCCGAGACGGAAGAAGAAATGATTTCAAATCTGGAATCAGAAGGTAAAACTGCGGTTCTTATTGCCTTAAATAATGTTTTTTCTGGTATTATAGGGGTGGCTGACACATTGAAGGAAAACACTCCCCAGGCTATAGGTGAACTTAAGAGGATGGGCCTGGAGGTAGCAATGATAACCGGCGATAATCAAAAAACTGCAGATGCCATTGCCCATAAAATAGGCATAACACACGTCACAGCAGGAGTGCTGCCGGAGGATAAATCCAAGGAAGTTAAAAGACTTCAGGATCAGGGTGAAGTGGTGGCCTTTGTTGGAGATGGGATAAATGATGCCCCTGCCCTGGCTCAGGCCGATGTAGGGATAGCCATTGGTAGCGGTACTGACGTGGCCATAGAAAGTGGAGAGATAGTGCTTATCAAAGACAACTTAATGGATTCTGTAGCAGGATTGCAGCTATCAGAGAAGGTGATGGGACGTATAAAGCTAAACCTTTTCTGGGCATTCGCTTACAATGTGATTCTCATACCGGTGGCTGCAGGGTTACTCTACCCCACTTTTGGGATTACTTTCCGCCCAGAATACGCTGGACTGGCCATGGCCCTGAGTTCTGTGACTGTTGTAACTCTTTCACTGCTTTTAAAAGGATATGTGCCGCCAGCCAAGAATTTGGAGTTGTCTCAGGAAAATTTAAACTAA
- a CDS encoding YHS domain-containing protein has protein sequence MAIDPICKMDVDEKSAKFISEYKGKKYYFCAPGCKKEFDENPERYAEE, from the coding sequence ATGGCCATAGACCCAATCTGCAAAATGGATGTGGATGAAAAGAGTGCAAAGTTTATAAGTGAATACAAAGGTAAAAAATACTACTTCTGTGCTCCAGGATGCAAAAAAGAGTTTGATGAAAATCCTGAAAGATATGCAGAAGAATAA
- the truD gene encoding tRNA pseudouridine(13) synthase TruD — protein sequence MLNAETYLTPQKGIKGQIRTKNEDFYVEEIPETRPSGEGPNTWLWIEKNGRTTLEVVLDIARELKINRKQMGFAGMKDKKAVTRQWICISNKTPEEIQGIEDKLHHVKIINITPNQKKLRMGQLVGNKFRLMVRDVGDPEAAAQEAEEILDELKERGVPNYYGYQRFGKDRPNTHLVGKALIKGGVKEAVDRYVGHPYDTEPQHIQAARGYYDGGELEESLESMPSGMRYEKMMLHALIKEKRKRGELNEKSYILALRSIPKPLSRMFVHAYQSYLFNRVVSERTKLGIDQYVKGDILIDNEEHLIHEFREEEIDTEIKNFQAHPSAPLYGSKVPLAGGELGEMEQKILDEENLKLEDFTVPQMPKLGSHGIRRAMRFKIWDVAAEATDEGVMVSFSIPKGCYATAVLREIMKVDVY from the coding sequence AAACGCAGAAACATATCTTACCCCTCAGAAAGGAATCAAAGGACAAATTAGAACTAAAAACGAAGATTTCTATGTGGAGGAAATCCCGGAAACTCGTCCTAGTGGTGAAGGACCAAACACTTGGCTTTGGATTGAGAAAAATGGCAGAACCACCCTGGAAGTGGTTTTAGACATTGCTCGGGAGCTTAAAATCAACCGCAAACAGATGGGATTTGCAGGGATGAAAGATAAAAAAGCGGTAACCCGGCAGTGGATATGTATCAGTAATAAAACCCCTGAAGAAATTCAGGGAATTGAAGATAAGCTTCATCATGTTAAAATAATTAACATAACTCCCAATCAGAAGAAACTGCGCATGGGGCAACTGGTGGGAAACAAATTCCGGCTGATGGTACGGGATGTGGGAGATCCAGAAGCAGCGGCTCAGGAAGCTGAGGAAATACTCGACGAGCTAAAGGAGAGAGGGGTTCCTAATTATTATGGATACCAGCGTTTTGGTAAGGACCGGCCTAACACTCATTTGGTGGGCAAAGCACTGATTAAAGGGGGTGTTAAGGAGGCGGTTGACCGTTACGTTGGCCATCCATATGACACTGAGCCACAACACATCCAGGCGGCGCGCGGGTACTATGATGGGGGAGAGCTGGAGGAGTCCTTGGAGTCAATGCCCAGTGGGATGAGATATGAAAAGATGATGTTACACGCCCTGATTAAGGAGAAAAGAAAGAGGGGGGAATTGAATGAGAAATCTTACATCCTGGCACTCAGGAGCATTCCCAAACCATTAAGCAGGATGTTTGTCCACGCATACCAATCCTACCTTTTCAACAGGGTGGTTAGTGAACGCACCAAGCTGGGTATTGACCAGTACGTGAAGGGAGATATTTTAATTGACAATGAAGAACACCTCATCCATGAATTTAGAGAAGAAGAAATAGATACCGAGATAAAAAATTTCCAGGCCCATCCATCTGCCCCTCTTTATGGAAGCAAGGTGCCACTGGCCGGGGGCGAACTGGGGGAAATGGAGCAGAAGATCCTGGATGAGGAAAACCTTAAACTGGAAGATTTCACTGTACCCCAGATGCCAAAACTGGGAAGTCATGGGATACGCAGGGCAATGCGCTTTAAAATATGGGATGTTGCTGCAGAAGCAACTGATGAAGGGGTTATGGTGAGTTTCTCAATTCCAAAAGGATGTTACGCCACTGCAGTTTTAAGGGAAATTATGAAGGTGGATGTTTATTAA